The following are from one region of the Methanomassiliicoccales archaeon LGM-DZ1 genome:
- the dnaG gene encoding DNA primase DnaG, translating into MYGLDPNATKYMVKAKVNADGIVDKPDVVGAIFGQTEGLLGDDLDLRDLQKSGRIGRIEVEVASKGGKSEGVLTMSTSLDQVETALLAAALETIERVGPCKANVKVLSIEDVRVTKREQIVERAKELLADLVEQAKGTSDDLTKSIRESVQMQDITTFGKERLPAGPSLKDSDAIIIVEGRSDVLNLLRAGIKNTVAVEGTNIPKSVQDLSRERVTTAFVDGDRGGELILRELFQTSEIDYVARAPRAHEVEELSPKQLVKCLRNKVPGDEYMEINGLNYEEKELSEEAEKEIESSEEPDEPAQQDEDDGRRKGRRDRRHRGYEDDGRSRRARNGDRFDADAADRYRKRRDEEEQVAGMTVDTLPAKRKLTEEAPDTEPYVPEKEIPVEIVSAENGETVGATDASDADAAAPAAEEVPKEEPAPAEDKEDSIEEASEAEAEKPAGETEEAPAEAPEAEPEPAAEPEPEEPRKLRPRKSSRKAEKVLTPEQEKLRDILTDITGTKNSVLLDAEGNEVKKVTVKELADYLKGNDVAGVASIVYDGVVSQNLIDIASGKGIPVLVCKRKGRISKLPTDVTVWTREDLV; encoded by the coding sequence ATGTACGGATTGGACCCCAATGCAACTAAATACATGGTGAAGGCGAAGGTGAACGCCGACGGCATCGTCGACAAGCCCGACGTGGTCGGCGCCATCTTCGGCCAGACGGAGGGCCTGCTGGGCGACGACCTCGACCTCAGGGACCTCCAGAAATCGGGAAGGATAGGCAGGATAGAAGTGGAGGTGGCCTCCAAAGGCGGCAAGTCCGAGGGAGTGCTCACCATGTCCACCAGCCTCGACCAGGTGGAGACCGCGCTCCTTGCGGCCGCGCTCGAGACCATCGAGCGCGTCGGCCCCTGCAAGGCGAACGTGAAGGTCCTCAGCATAGAGGACGTCCGCGTCACCAAGAGGGAGCAGATCGTCGAGAGGGCCAAGGAGCTGCTGGCGGACCTGGTCGAGCAGGCCAAGGGCACCAGCGACGACCTCACCAAGAGCATCCGCGAGAGCGTGCAGATGCAGGACATCACCACCTTCGGCAAGGAGCGCCTGCCCGCAGGCCCCTCTCTGAAGGATTCCGATGCCATAATCATCGTCGAGGGCAGGTCGGACGTCCTCAACCTGCTCAGGGCAGGCATCAAGAACACCGTGGCCGTCGAGGGCACCAACATCCCGAAATCGGTGCAGGACCTCTCCAGGGAGAGGGTCACCACCGCCTTCGTGGACGGGGACAGGGGAGGGGAGCTCATCCTCCGCGAGCTCTTCCAGACCTCGGAGATTGATTATGTCGCCAGGGCCCCCAGGGCCCACGAGGTCGAGGAGCTGTCCCCCAAGCAGCTCGTCAAGTGCCTGCGCAACAAGGTGCCCGGCGACGAGTACATGGAGATCAACGGCCTCAACTACGAGGAGAAGGAGCTCTCCGAGGAGGCCGAGAAGGAGATCGAGTCCTCGGAGGAGCCCGATGAGCCCGCCCAGCAGGACGAGGACGACGGCCGCAGGAAAGGGCGCCGCGACCGCAGGCACCGCGGCTACGAGGACGACGGCCGCTCCCGCCGCGCGAGGAACGGCGACAGGTTCGATGCCGACGCCGCCGACAGGTACAGGAAGAGGAGGGACGAGGAGGAGCAGGTCGCCGGCATGACCGTCGACACCCTCCCCGCCAAGAGGAAGCTGACCGAGGAGGCCCCCGACACCGAGCCCTACGTCCCCGAGAAGGAGATCCCCGTGGAGATCGTTTCCGCCGAGAACGGTGAGACCGTCGGCGCGACCGATGCGTCCGACGCGGACGCGGCGGCCCCCGCTGCGGAAGAGGTCCCGAAAGAGGAGCCTGCTCCCGCAGAGGACAAAGAAGACAGCATCGAGGAAGCATCCGAAGCGGAGGCGGAGAAGCCTGCCGGAGAGACAGAGGAGGCCCCTGCGGAGGCGCCCGAGGCCGAACCCGAGCCCGCCGCCGAGCCTGAGCCGGAGGAGCCCAGAAAACTCCGCCCGAGGAAGAGCTCCAGGAAGGCGGAGAAGGTCCTCACTCCTGAGCAGGAGAAGCTCAGGGACATACTGACCGACATCACCGGCACCAAGAACTCCGTCCTCCTCGACGCCGAGGGCAACGAGGTCAAGAAGGTCACGGTGAAGGAGCTCGCGGACTATCTCAAAGGGAACGACGTCGCCGGCGTGGCCTCGATAGTCTACGACGGAGTGGTCTCGCAGAACCTCATCGACATCGCCTCCGGCAAGGGCATCCCCGTGCTGGTCTGCAAGCGCAAGGGCAGGATCTCCAAGCTCCCGACAGACGTCACCGTCTGGACCAGGGAGGACCTCGTCTGA
- a CDS encoding ATP-binding protein, with amino-acid sequence MTSSAVAKTKRPVEVWEDVESMESTAEVLIPSDPLDRVLGQEEAISLAKIAAVQRRNLLLVGPPGTGKSMIAHAIALNLPKPTQEIRVAQNPENPERPFLNVLDEKTVRAEEKTRKESVGRLIAREDAPKNVAQRLGYYCQACGSYSSPSEINCPNCGRTKIEHTGNNMFGGIFDMLGSAMPEMTAGKERVNTTRQLADGSEETVVFERAGDDQIRILDQKALEKRKNLQSKSKTKVLVKLDRDPFVLATGASETELLGDVRHDPYGGNAKIGEPAYQRVIPGAIHEAHEGVLFVDEISHLGPLQHFILTAMQDKKFPITGRNPQSSGASVKVDAVPCDFILVAACNMQDLQNILSPLRSRIIGNGYEVLVDTTMPYTSHNRAKYAQFVAQEIAMDGHIPDASIGAVEEIIAEGKRRAAKDGKQNALTLRLRELGGLIRAAGDIAVMEKTDLITADQVKRALARSKPIEDQIKERYGSFQQGIKSDISEAQKQQSSDYYFQNESVDDSMFQ; translated from the coding sequence ATGACGTCATCAGCAGTCGCCAAGACCAAACGTCCCGTCGAGGTATGGGAGGACGTCGAGAGCATGGAGAGCACCGCCGAGGTGCTCATTCCCTCCGATCCCCTGGACAGGGTCCTGGGGCAGGAGGAGGCCATATCCCTCGCCAAGATCGCCGCGGTCCAGAGGAGGAACCTCCTCCTCGTCGGGCCTCCGGGCACCGGGAAATCGATGATCGCCCATGCGATTGCCCTCAACCTTCCCAAGCCCACCCAGGAGATCCGCGTGGCGCAGAACCCCGAGAACCCGGAGAGGCCGTTCCTGAACGTCCTCGATGAGAAGACCGTCAGGGCGGAGGAGAAGACCAGGAAGGAGTCCGTGGGGAGGCTCATCGCGCGCGAGGACGCCCCCAAGAACGTCGCCCAGAGGCTCGGTTACTACTGCCAGGCCTGCGGATCGTACTCTTCCCCGAGCGAGATCAACTGCCCCAACTGCGGCAGGACCAAGATCGAGCATACCGGGAACAACATGTTCGGAGGCATCTTCGACATGCTGGGGTCCGCCATGCCGGAGATGACCGCCGGGAAGGAGCGGGTGAACACCACCCGTCAGCTGGCCGACGGCTCCGAGGAGACCGTCGTGTTCGAGAGGGCGGGCGACGACCAGATCCGCATCCTCGACCAGAAGGCGCTCGAGAAGAGGAAGAACCTCCAGAGCAAGTCCAAGACCAAGGTCCTGGTCAAGCTCGACAGGGACCCGTTCGTCCTCGCCACCGGCGCATCAGAGACCGAGCTCCTCGGCGATGTCCGCCACGATCCTTACGGCGGGAACGCCAAGATCGGCGAGCCCGCTTACCAGAGGGTGATCCCCGGGGCCATACATGAAGCCCACGAGGGAGTCCTGTTCGTCGATGAGATCTCCCATCTCGGGCCTCTGCAGCATTTCATCCTCACCGCCATGCAGGACAAGAAGTTCCCCATCACCGGCAGGAACCCCCAGTCGTCCGGAGCGAGCGTCAAGGTCGACGCCGTCCCCTGCGACTTCATCCTGGTGGCGGCCTGCAACATGCAGGACCTACAGAACATCCTCTCCCCGCTCAGGTCGAGGATCATCGGCAACGGCTACGAGGTCCTGGTGGACACCACCATGCCTTACACCAGCCACAACCGCGCCAAGTACGCCCAGTTCGTGGCCCAGGAGATCGCCATGGACGGCCACATACCCGATGCCTCCATCGGTGCGGTCGAGGAGATCATCGCCGAAGGCAAGAGGAGGGCGGCCAAGGACGGGAAGCAGAACGCCCTGACGCTGAGGCTGAGGGAGCTCGGAGGGCTCATCCGCGCGGCGGGCGACATCGCCGTCATGGAGAAGACCGACCTCATCACCGCCGACCAGGTCAAGCGCGCCCTCGCCCGCTCCAAGCCCATCGAGGACCAGATCAAGGAGAGGTACGGCTCGTTCCAGCAGGGGATCAAGAGCGACATCTCCGAGGCCCAGAAGCAGCAGTCCTCTGACTACTACTTCCAGAACGAGAGCGTCGACGATTCGATGTTCCAGTGA
- a CDS encoding tetratricopeptide repeat protein yields MESTSRGALGKALAIYTAGEDYAKDSEALKLFEQASAEGNAKADYYLGQMYEKAQGTEQDFDKAFECYSKAADAGDSDAVFSIGLQHYYGHHVPQSYREALRWFMKAAEMGNAKGWFNAGVMYEQGLGTDSDIRKAIDCYTRSSELGYDKADYNLGMLYRTGKGVEKDDAEAFRWFMKAAELGMTKGIFNVGLSYYRGQGVPQSDSEAMKWFMKGAELGHTKSENMVKILRNQHKIISIGLS; encoded by the coding sequence ATGGAATCCACGAGCAGAGGGGCCCTTGGAAAAGCCCTCGCCATATATACTGCGGGAGAAGATTATGCCAAGGACTCAGAGGCCCTGAAATTGTTCGAGCAGGCCTCGGCCGAAGGGAACGCTAAGGCGGACTACTATCTGGGACAGATGTATGAAAAAGCCCAGGGCACCGAACAGGACTTCGATAAAGCGTTCGAATGCTATTCAAAGGCCGCGGATGCCGGCGACTCCGATGCGGTCTTCTCTATCGGCCTCCAGCACTACTACGGCCATCATGTGCCACAGAGCTATCGGGAGGCGCTTAGGTGGTTCATGAAAGCGGCCGAGATGGGGAACGCCAAAGGATGGTTCAATGCCGGAGTCATGTACGAGCAGGGGCTCGGGACGGATTCGGACATCCGGAAAGCGATCGACTGCTATACGAGGTCGTCGGAACTCGGCTATGACAAGGCGGACTACAACCTCGGGATGCTTTACAGGACCGGCAAGGGCGTGGAGAAGGATGATGCAGAGGCGTTCAGATGGTTCATGAAAGCAGCAGAACTCGGCATGACCAAGGGCATCTTCAATGTCGGCCTGTCATACTACCGCGGCCAGGGCGTTCCTCAGAGCGATTCCGAGGCCATGAAGTGGTTCATGAAGGGCGCGGAACTGGGCCACACCAAAAGCGAGAACATGGTGAAGATCCTCCGCAATCAGCACAAGATCATCAGCATAGGCCTCAGCTGA